The following coding sequences lie in one Frigoribacterium sp. SL97 genomic window:
- a CDS encoding alpha/beta fold hydrolase: MTEITAHHGLFKDTNLHVDDTGGTGRTVVLIHGWPLSGESWSKQVPAFVEAGYRVVTYDRRGFGRSDKPKTGYDYDHLTEDLHTVLTELDLDDVTLVGFSMGGGEVARYFSTYGTERLHSVVFASAVPPYLLKTDDNPDGPLTKEAAAEMTAGLTKDEDSFYDDFTTGFFSVDGVLKVSEADRQDALRLAKQADKAAALEAMASFANTDFRDDLTKVTVPTLVIHGDGDATVPYEGSGARTHAAIAGSELHVIAGAPHGANVSDADEFNRVVLEFLKK; encoded by the coding sequence ATGACCGAGATCACCGCACACCACGGCCTCTTCAAGGACACGAACCTGCACGTCGACGACACCGGCGGCACGGGTCGCACCGTCGTCCTGATCCACGGCTGGCCCCTGTCGGGTGAGTCCTGGAGCAAGCAGGTCCCCGCGTTCGTCGAGGCCGGCTACCGCGTCGTCACGTACGACCGCCGCGGCTTCGGACGCAGCGACAAGCCCAAGACGGGCTACGACTACGACCACCTGACCGAGGACCTGCACACCGTCCTCACCGAGCTCGACCTCGACGACGTCACGCTCGTCGGCTTCTCGATGGGCGGCGGCGAGGTCGCGCGCTACTTCAGCACGTACGGCACCGAGCGCCTGCACAGCGTCGTCTTCGCCTCGGCCGTGCCCCCGTACCTGCTCAAGACCGACGACAACCCCGACGGCCCCCTCACCAAGGAGGCCGCCGCCGAGATGACGGCCGGCCTGACCAAGGACGAGGACTCGTTCTACGACGACTTCACGACCGGCTTCTTCTCGGTCGACGGCGTGCTCAAGGTGTCCGAGGCCGACCGCCAGGACGCCCTGCGCCTCGCGAAGCAGGCGGACAAGGCCGCCGCGCTCGAGGCCATGGCCTCGTTCGCGAACACCGACTTCCGTGACGACCTGACCAAGGTCACCGTGCCGACGCTGGTCATCCACGGTGACGGCGACGCGACCGTGCCGTACGAGGGCTCGGGCGCCCGGACGCACGCGGCGATCGCCGGGTCCGAGCTGCACGTGATCGCCGGCGCACCGCACGGCGCGAACGTCAGCGACGCCGACGAGTTCAACCGCGTCGTGCTCGAGTTCCTCAAGAAGTAG
- a CDS encoding serine hydrolase domain-containing protein, whose amino-acid sequence MITTPTREAPSSRRRQPRLLVRTTRTTRLAAAAAVVALGVTLAGCASGATGATADPAPPAPPQHQPGGHSLTKDDVDTWLDGAVGSALQTTGIPGATVSVVADGKVLTARGYGMADTGTGETPAEAVDPERTLFRVGSVSKVVSATAIMQLVEKGDLDLDADVQQYLDFDLDTPKGAVTLRHLLTHTAGFEEVIAGLIGTPGSEKTLREAVSEAPPAQVFTPGTTPAYSNYGATLAGYVGERVSGVPFADLLQQDVFDRAGMTSSSFAQPLPADLDARLAHGYPDDSKPAVATEVVNAAPAGAMSATATDMARFMLAQLGDLPDDQALLQPDTLAEMHRPALDADDLGTLVAGQRMDLAFFDDSTPGLAAFGHDGDTQVFHSAMRMFPEHDTGIFLSMNGSGRSATASLDLRTTVLQGFADRYLRDAATVGSADTADTASRGGAGTVDGDASDGPVAADLAGTYLSSRSPVTNPGALLALSGQTTIVPRSDGTVAVTPKPLGMTTGVYEKVGTDLWREVGGDALLATRTTDTEGDATVEAISWGASFTMLRAQPWQAASAVLPSVVLAVVVLLASMIVWPSTALAGVGRRRRDLRAGLSTGSATTTPRRRDRTLLLSRLGQASTLLALVGWAVVAVQAMSFAEVSAVTLRVLQGLQLLGVVAIVPAALVAWRAVRDRRGWAVVTGRVLVLASLVVLAGFAFGFRLIAPSVSF is encoded by the coding sequence ATGATCACGACACCGACCCGAGAAGCCCCTTCGTCCCGGCGGCGCCAGCCGCGCCTCCTCGTCCGCACGACCCGCACGACCCGTCTCGCCGCCGCCGCAGCCGTCGTCGCCCTGGGCGTCACGCTCGCCGGGTGCGCGTCCGGGGCGACGGGCGCGACCGCCGACCCCGCGCCTCCTGCACCGCCTCAGCACCAGCCCGGCGGTCACTCGCTCACCAAGGACGACGTCGACACGTGGCTCGACGGCGCCGTCGGATCGGCCTTGCAGACGACCGGCATCCCGGGGGCGACCGTCTCGGTCGTCGCCGACGGGAAGGTGCTGACCGCCCGCGGCTACGGCATGGCCGACACCGGCACCGGCGAGACGCCCGCCGAGGCGGTCGACCCCGAGCGCACGCTGTTCCGCGTCGGCTCGGTGTCGAAGGTGGTCTCGGCCACCGCGATCATGCAGCTCGTCGAGAAGGGTGACCTCGACCTCGACGCCGACGTGCAGCAGTACCTCGACTTCGACCTCGACACCCCGAAGGGCGCCGTCACCCTGCGGCACCTGCTCACCCACACGGCCGGCTTCGAGGAGGTCATCGCGGGGCTGATCGGCACGCCCGGCAGCGAGAAGACGCTGCGCGAGGCCGTCTCGGAGGCGCCTCCCGCCCAGGTGTTCACGCCCGGCACCACCCCGGCGTACTCCAACTACGGAGCCACCCTGGCCGGGTACGTCGGCGAGCGCGTCAGCGGCGTCCCGTTCGCCGACCTGCTGCAGCAGGACGTCTTCGACCGTGCCGGCATGACCTCGTCGTCGTTCGCCCAGCCGCTGCCCGCCGACCTCGACGCCCGCCTGGCGCACGGCTACCCGGACGACTCGAAGCCCGCCGTCGCCACCGAGGTCGTCAACGCGGCCCCGGCCGGTGCGATGTCGGCCACCGCGACCGACATGGCCCGCTTCATGCTCGCCCAGCTGGGCGACCTGCCGGACGACCAGGCGCTGCTGCAGCCCGACACGCTCGCCGAGATGCACCGTCCCGCCCTGGACGCCGACGACCTCGGCACGCTCGTGGCCGGCCAGCGCATGGACCTCGCGTTCTTCGACGACAGCACGCCCGGCCTGGCCGCCTTCGGTCACGACGGCGACACACAGGTCTTCCACTCGGCGATGCGGATGTTCCCCGAGCACGACACCGGCATCTTCCTCAGCATGAACGGCAGCGGACGATCGGCCACGGCCTCCCTCGACCTGCGCACCACGGTGCTGCAGGGGTTCGCCGACCGGTACCTGCGTGACGCGGCGACCGTCGGCTCGGCCGACACGGCCGACACGGCCAGCCGAGGAGGCGCGGGCACGGTCGACGGCGACGCCTCCGACGGTCCCGTGGCCGCCGACCTGGCCGGCACGTACCTCTCGTCGCGCTCCCCCGTCACCAACCCCGGCGCCCTGCTCGCCCTGAGCGGTCAGACCACGATCGTCCCCCGCTCCGACGGCACGGTCGCCGTCACGCCGAAACCCCTCGGCATGACCACCGGCGTCTACGAGAAGGTCGGGACCGACCTGTGGCGCGAGGTCGGCGGGGACGCCCTGCTCGCGACGCGGACCACCGACACCGAGGGGGACGCGACCGTCGAGGCGATCTCGTGGGGCGCCTCCTTCACCATGCTGCGGGCGCAGCCCTGGCAGGCCGCGTCGGCCGTGCTGCCGAGCGTGGTCCTGGCCGTCGTGGTGCTGCTCGCCTCGATGATCGTCTGGCCCTCCACCGCCCTCGCCGGTGTGGGACGCCGACGTCGGGACCTCCGGGCCGGCCTGTCGACCGGGTCGGCGACCACCACTCCGCGTCGCCGCGACCGCACCCTGTTGCTGTCGCGTCTGGGACAGGCGTCGACGCTGCTGGCCCTCGTCGGCTGGGCGGTCGTCGCGGTGCAGGCCATGTCGTTCGCCGAGGTGTCGGCCGTCACCCTGCGGGTCCTCCAGGGGCTGCAGCTGCTCGGCGTCGTCGCGATCGTGCCGGCCGCCCTGGTCGCCTGGCGGGCCGTGCGCGACCGTCGCGGCTGGGCCGTGGTGACCGGACGCGTGCTCGTCCTCGCGTCGCTCGTCGTGCTCGCCGGCTTCGCCTTCGGCTTCCGCCTCATCGCCCCGAGCGTGAGCTTCTGA